In the genome of Pongo pygmaeus isolate AG05252 chromosome 9, NHGRI_mPonPyg2-v2.0_pri, whole genome shotgun sequence, one region contains:
- the LOC129008590 gene encoding olfactory receptor 9I1-like yields the protein MAENGTTVTEFVLMGFQLQAELQIGLFFVFLVIFLITMGGNLGTIVLIQTDPRLQTPMYFFLSHLSFLDICYSSVIVPQLLETLGTDKKIITYERCASQFFFFTLCASTECFLLAVMAYDRYLAVCNPLLYAIAMTPQTRLGLVAGAYSGAIVNSVIRTGCTFSISFCKSNHVDFFFCDLPPLLKLACSETRPREWVIYLLAFLVITTSISVILTSYLFIIQSILKIRTAGGKAKTFSTCASHMTAVTVFFGTLIFIYLKGNMGESLEEDKIMSVFYTVVIPMLNPMIYSLRNKDMKEALKKVFNRMRVSQAE from the coding sequence ATGGCAGAGAATGGCACCACGGTGACAGAATTTGTTCTGATGGGGTTCCAGTTGCAGGCAGAGCTGCAGATAGGTCTCTTCTTTGTGTTTCTGGTCATTTTTCTCATCACCATGGGGGGCAACCTGGGCACGATTGTGCTAATTCAGACGGACCCTCGGCTCCAGActcccatgtacttcttcctcagTCATCTTTCCTTCCTGGACATTTGCTACTCTTCTGTTATTGTTCCTCAGTTGCTTGAGACTTTGGGGACTGATAAGAAGATCATCACCTATGAGCGCTGTGCCAGCCAATTCTTCTTTTTCACACTCTGTGCTAGCACTGAGTGTTTCCTTTTGGCTGTGATGGCCTATGACCGCTACTTGGCTGTGTGTAACCCCCTCCTCTATGCCATAGCCATGACACCACAGACCCGCCTGGGGCTGGTGGCCGGGGCATATTCTGGTGCCATAGTCAATTCTGTGATCCGCACTGGCTGCACCTTCTCTATCTCCTTCTGTAAGTCCAACCATGTAGACTTCTTTTTCTGTGACCTCCCACCCCTGCTGAAGCTTGCCTGTAGTGAAACCAGGCCACGGGAATGGGTAATCTACCTCTTAGCTTTTCTGGTCATCACAACCAGCATTTCAGTGATTCTTACATCGTACCTGTTCATCATTCAGTCTATTCTGAAGATTCGtacagcaggtggcaaagccaagACCTTCTCCACCTGTGCTTCTCACATGACTGCAGTGACTGTCTTCTTTGGAACACTCATATTCATATACCTGAAAGGCAACATGGGTGAATCCCTTGAGGAAGACAAGATCATGTCAGTATTTTACACTGTGGTCATCCCCATGCTAAATCCAATGATCTACAGCCTGAGAAACAAAGACATGAAAGAGGCTCTGAAGAAAGTTTTCAACAGGATGAGGGTTTCCCAAGCAGAGTAA